From the Corynebacterium sp. P3-F1 genome, the window GGAACCACGAGTGAACCGCCCGCGGCTCGCACCCTGTCGGTGACGCTTGCTAAGCGTGTGCCCGGCGGCAAACCGATGCCATTATCGGCCACGACGAGCTTATGCGGGGTGACTGTGATCTCGCACTCCGTGGCCTGCGAGTGCCGGATCACGTTGGTGACTGCTTCCCGCAGCACCCACCCGAACAGCGGGGACTCGGTGTCTGCGTGAACGCTGATTCGCGGCTCGATTCCAGCGGCCGCCAGTGCCGATCGCGCGGCTTCCACCTCCGTGGTGAGCGACGGCGTGTGGGATGTCCGAACAGCGCGCCGGACATCCTCAAGCGACTGGCGGGACAGCTCCACGATCTCATCCAGTTCCTTCGCCGCTTCTTGCTTATCGACGTCCACCAGCTTGCGCGCCAACGACGCCTTCACGTTGATCACTGTCAGTGAATGCCCCAACAGATCGTGCACGTCCCGGTAAATCGACTCGCGTTGCCGCGCCAGCTCGAGTTCGGCGGCGAGGTGGATGCGCTCGTCGCTAAGCCTGGTCGCGCTGACCTGCGTTCCCACTGTTACCGCGGTGAGCACTGACGCGCCGAAGAATATCCACGTTGTCACGGTGCCCGTGAGGAACACGTAGACACCGAACGTCGAGATGATGGCGAGATCGACGAGCGTGTGCATGCGCACCGGCATGAGTGACCCAGTCACGGCCGTGATGTACGGCAGCATCGTTGCGCCCCAGACCCCCATGATGGCGGTCACGCCGATCAACGGGAGTAGGAGAACGATCACCCACAACACCGCGTTAACGGTGTCATTGCCGTGCGCACGGATCGTGCGCGCGCACAGGTACACCGCACCGAAGACCACGATCAACCCGGCACCGGCTACGTACTGCCAGGTGGGGAGCTCCATGGTGAGCAAGCCGGCGAGCGGGCTGACTAGGAGGATCAGCCAGATGCCGGCTTTAACGAGGTGGTAGTGGCCACCGTTCGTCTTCTGGATCACGCACGCCCTTTCTCGCGGCTGTCCAAGGCCAGACTGATCACCGCGAAGATGACAGTCCAGGCAATGATACTGAGCACAGGTTGCCACAATGGGTCGGTGACCTCGTAGGGCTCGTCCTGAATCAACTGCAGTCCTTCGGCGAGCGGCCACCGCGACAGCATGGTGGCACCGTACATCGGAGTGAACCGTGAGAAGTCGATCAAGCTATTCGTCAATGGGAACAGCGTGTTCCCCGCGAAGGCGAGCAGCGTGACTGACGTAGCGGCCACCGACACCGCCGTGAAAGATTTCATCGCCTGCGCCCAGACCAGACCGTAGAAGCCGAACGGCAAAGCCACCGCAACGGTGATGAGGAAGCTCCAGAACCACGCGCTGGCGTCCATCTTCGCGTCGACTAACGCGCCAGTGAGAAAGACTGCAGCCACAGGCAGCACGACATTGACAATGATGACCAACAATCTCGCCACCGCGATCTGCATATTCGTCAGAGGTGTCAGCGCGAGCTGCCGCCCCCATCCGCCGTTGTGCTCCACGACCACCAAAGACGACTGGGAAACAGCTCCTGAGATGCCCGCATAAAGGGCCATTCCGAGCATGACGAAGGCAGCGACGTTGCCGTTGCCCAGTTCATCATCTGAATACTGCTGGGCAGCCCCGAAGATGAGGTAGAGGATGACTGGAAGGACGATGTTGAAGAACAGCGAAGAGGCGTCGGATTTGAGACGTTTGAGGTTGTACAGTGCGAATTTCAGCGTGGTCATAGTTGCTCCTTGCTGCTTGCGGTATCTGAGGTGAGCGCGATGAACGAGTCCTCCAGGGACGTTCTGGTGATGGTCAGGTCGTGCGCATCGGTCTCGGTGAGTAATTTCCGGACGTAGGAGTCGGAGTCGTGGGTGGTGACGTCGATAAGCCCCTGCGATGACTGCGCTGTGACCCGTTTCTTGTTCGCGCCGGCGGTGAGACTGTCTGTCGGGCCGTCCGCGATAAGCTCGCCGCGATCGAGCACGATGATGCGCTCCGCGAGGTTTTCCGCCTCTTCGAGGTAGTGCGTGGAAAAGATGATGGTGCGCCCGGAGTGGGCTTGGGCGCGCATCGAGTCCCAGAACTCGTGGCGGCTGGTGGCATCCATGCCGGTGGTCGGTTCGTCGAGGATGAGAATCTCAGGCTTGCCCAGCAAAGCAATCGCGAAGCGGACCCGCTGCTGTTCGCCGCCGGAGCATTTGCCCGCCCGTCGATCCTGGATTTCCGTGAGATTCGCCTGTTCGATCGCGGCCTCAACCCCGATCGAGTCGCGGTGGGTGGAGTCGATCATGGCGAGAGTGTCTTTGACGGTAACGGTGTCGAGGAGACCGCCGGTCTGCATGACTGCACCGATGCGCGCCTCCCGGACCGCCTGAGCGGGGGTCATGCCGGCCACTCGCACCGTGCCGCTCGTCGGCTTGGTCAGCCCGAGAATGAGGTCCACGAGGGTGGTCTTGCCTGCTCCATTACGCCCGAGCAGGCCGACGATTTCCCCGCGACCGATGCTCAGGCTCACATCGTTGACGGCCTTCACCGGGCCGAAATGCTTGCTCACGTTCTGTGTTTCGATCATGCTTCACATTCCAGTTCAGGGCGGGTGAGCGGTTGTAGCCCTGCAGTCACGATCTGGGCATGACTCGTGTCATGGGTGTTAGCGTGGAAAGGGAACTGAAACCGAACAAAGGAGACAGCTATGTTCACCCGTTCCCGTGACGAAGTGGAAAAGGTCGAGTGGGGCGGCGGCACCTCCGAGCGCCTGCTGACCGCGAAAGACAACATGGGCTACGCCGTCGCGCACACCGTCGTCCGCGCTGGCACCGAGTCCAAACTGCAGTACCGCAACCACCTCGAGGCCTGCTACTGCATCGGCGGCTCCGGTGAGGTCGAGGACACCGAGGGCAACGTGTACCCGGTCACCCCGGGCACCATTTACGTCCTTGACGAGCACGACGCCCACTACCTCCGCGGCGGCAAGGATGAGGACCTGATCTTGGTCTCCGTGTTCAACCCGGCAATCACCGGCGACGAGAAGCACTCGCTGTCCGAGGACGGATTCAGCTCCTACTAAACTCTGCAGAGCATGACTGAACTCTGCAGAGCATGACTGAACAGCGTATCCGTCGCGCCGTTCTGATCGTGGCGCTTTTGAACTTCGGCTATTTCTTTGTCGAGTTCGCAGCCGCCATCGCGATCGGTTCGGCGTCTCTTTTTGCCGATTCCGCGGATTTCCTCGAGGACACCGCCATCAACATGCTGGTGTTCTTCGCTGTTGCGTGGCCCGCTTCTCGACGTCGCACCGCCGGTTCCGTCCTCGCCGCCCTGATCCTCATCCCGGCGGTCGCCGCGATCGTGACCGTCGTGATGAAAATTCTCGACCCGGAGCCGCCGTCACCCGAGGGACTGACTGGGGTAGCGCTCGGTGCGCTCGTGGTCAACCTGATCTGTGCGGTGATTCTGCTGCGCCTACGTAACGAGGGTTCCTCCCTTGCCACGGGAGCCTGGTTGGCCGCACGCAACGATGCACTGGCCAACATTCTCATCATTGTTGCCGGCTTGCTCACCTTCGTGTGGGCCACTGCCTGGTTCGACATCATTGTCGGCGCAATCATCGCAGTGGTGAATCTGTCCGCCGCGAAGGAAGTGTGGGAAGAATCCCGCGAGGAACACGATTCTGTCGAGGAAGCTTTCGCCGAGATGGAGGAGTAGGAACCAAAAACCGCAGGGACTCCGTAATGCGGAGTCCTTTTTTGCGTGCGATGGGGGCAAGGCACGCGTTTTGCAAAACTGCAGCTACGAGGTAGTGGAGGCCAGAGGATCGAGGATGGGCCGACAGCTTCGCCAGTTAGTTTTGACCGTGGCCTTGGTCGACGCCGGCCACGACGCGACCGACGTAGCTGCGCGGATCCTCGGCGTTCATGATGCCGCGCACGATAGCCACGCCGTCGACGCCGGTGCAGGCAAGATCCTCAGCATCTTCGACGGTGACATCGCCGATGGCCACGATGGGGAGCCGGGAGGCTGCGACGAGGGCGGGGTAGCCCTCGAGGCCCAGAGGCACGCGGCCGGAATTCTTGGTGGGGGTGTCGCGGAAAGGCCCGGCCCCGATGTAGTCGATCACATCTGCGTAGTCGTTGGCCTGCTCGACGAGCTCCAGCGTTCCGGTGGTCAGGCCGATGATGGCGTCGGGGCCGAGGAGTTCGCGTGCGATGCGCGGGTTCAGGTCGTCTTGGCCGATGTGCACGCCGGCGACACCGTGCGGTGCAAGGGCGAGGGCGACGTCGACGCGGTCGTCGATAAGCACATGCGCGTTGGGATTGACCTCGTGCACGGCGGTGACCACGGACAGGCCGAGGTCGTACAGGTCGCGTGCGCTGATGGGTTTGCTGCGCACCTGGATCATGCCAGCGCCGCCTTGGGCGGCCGCGCGGGCGGTTTCAACAATGGTGTCGGGCGCGCCAGCGCCGGTGACGAAGTAGCAGCGGAGATCCAGGTCAGTCATTGCGCAGCGCCTCAATCAGCTCGTCTTTGGTCATGTCGGAACGGCCTTGAATATCCAACTCCTGGGCGCGGGAGTAGAGCTCGTCGCGGCTCCAGCCCTCGTACGAGCCGGACCTGCCTCCCTTCTCGCCCACCTCCTGGCGGGAGCTGTCCGCCGCGGCGTTGGCAATGGCGGCCGCCTTGGACTTGGAGTTGCCTTCCTCGCGCAGGTGTTCGTACAGCTCGCCGTCTTTCACGGAGGGGCCTCCGGGGGTGTTTTCTGGATGTTGATCCTTGGCCATGCGCGCCATTGTAGAGAGCTCACAGTGGGGTACGGTGGGATCATTCATTTCCACTGGGGAGAGAAGGGATGACCGTATGAAGATCCGGACAATGGCCGCTGCCGTGTTGACCACTCTGGGGCTCGTGGCTGCGCCGCAGGCGCAGGCGCAGGTTCAAACTGACCCCAATTACCAGTGGCGCACTGATCCGGCGGCGAAGGTGATGGCGGGCAAGCCGTTCGCGGACGGTGTGCTGCGCCGCGTGCCCGGGTCGTGGTTCGACGCGCAGCGGGCTAACCCGGAAGCGAAGAACGCGGCGGCCCGGGGGCGCGCATTGTTCGGGGCGGGTGCGCCGATCTACGTCGGTCTTTACGGCATGTGCACTGTCGCCGCGGTGGGTACGGATGCCGCGGGGCGCAAGGTGGCTTTGACCGCTGGGCACTGTGGCAATATCGGCGACCAGGTAGTTGCGGCGGACTCCTTCGCCGCGGGTCCCACAGGTCGGATCGCGCGGAAGAACGGCGCGCTCGATTACTCCGTCATCGAGCTGGGGCCCAGGGCTGACCTGACCGCGAGCTACAACGGCACGACGATCCACTCGACGGGTGGGGCGGCGCGAACCGGGGACACGTTGTGCAAGAACGGCTACGCCACGGGCGTGACCTGTGGAATGACCTGGATGGCGGACGGGGTCCGGATCCAATCGCAGGTGTGCGCGATGCCGGGGGACTCCGGTGCGCCGCTGTACTCGGGGACGCGGCTGGTGGGGATGGTTAACGGGAGTTCGATCCCGAGGTTCGCCAACTTGGCCTGCTCGACGCCGTTGCAGGGGCCGATCCATGCCCCGACGGTGTCCACGAATATTGACGCGATCATTCGGGACCTTAACGCCGTGCCGGGCGTGGGCAACGGTTTCCGTTTAGCGCGCTAGTTCAGGCGGCCGAGCACCTCGTCGTGCAGCAGGCCGTTGGTGGCCACGGCATCGCCGCCGTGGGGGCCTTCTTCGCCGGCAAGCGAGGTGAATCGGCCGCCAGCTTCGCTGACCAGGACGGACAGCGCAGCCAAGTCCCAGAGCGACACTTCCGGCTCAGCGGCGATGTCCACGGCACCTTCCGCCACAAGGCAGTAGGAGAAGAAGTCGCCGTAGCCGCGCAGACGCCACGCATCGTCGGTCAGCGCGATCAGCTGGTCGCGCAAGTTGCGGTCGCGCCAGCCGCTCAAGGACGAGATGCTTATCGACGCATCACTTAGCGCCCCAACCCCCGACACCCCTAAGCGGGTGACGCTGCCGTCGGCGAATGTGCGCCAAGCCCCGGCACCCTTGCTGGCGTACCAGCGGCGGGCGAGGGCTGGAGCGCTGACCACGCCGACGACGGGCTCGCCGTCCTCGAGAAGTGAGATCAGGGTGGCCCAGACGGGGACGCCGCGAACGTAGTTCTTGGTGCCGTCAATTGGGTCGATGACCCACTGGCGTCCGGAGAACTGCACGTTGCCGCCGAATTCTTCGCCGAGCACCGCATCGGCGGGGCGGGTGGTGCCCAATTTCTCGCGCAAGGCACTCTCGACTGCCACGTCGGCGTCGGAGACAGGGGTCATGTCGGGTTTGGTGTCCACTTTGAGGTCGGCGGACTCGAAGCGCTCCAACGTGATTGCGTCGGCGAGGTCCGCGAGCTCGAGAGCGAGGGCCAGGTCGTCAGAGTAGTTAGCCATGCTGCTCAAGCTTAGCTACCAGCTCGCCGACGAGCTGGTGGTTTCCGGCGACACACCAGGTGACCCCGCCGGCGCCGACTTTGACTGCCTTACCGCCGGCAGCTTCAACGAGCGCCTTGCCGGGGAGCCAATCCCAATCGGCCACGGAGTGCTGCAGCCAGCCGCCGATCCCGCCGGATGCGACGGTGGCTAGGTCGATGGAGCCGGCGCCGAACATGCGCACGGTGGCGGCACTGTTCGTGGCTCTCAGCCATGCGTTCCGGATCCCGTCGTCGGTCATCGATGTCGGGTGGAGATAGGTGGCGAGGGCGAGGTGGGGCAGTGGAGCGTCGATAAGCGGCTCGAGCTTATATCCGTTCCGTGTCGCGGTGCCGTCCTCCGCGACCCACGTGGTGGCGAGCGCGGGGCGGTGAATCGCGCTGGTCAGAATCCGCGCCGGTTCCCGTACGTCGCCCTCGACGAGAGCGAGCGCGGAGCAGAAATAATCGGAGCCCGATGCGAAGTTGTACGTGCCGTCAACCGGGTCAATCACCCATGTGCGCCCGCTTGCCGACGTCTTCTCCGCCCCCTCTTCGCCCACGATCCCGTCCTCGGGGCGCAGCGCCTCGAGTGCTCCCGCGACGAATTCCTCGGCGGCGGTGTCGGCATTAGTCACAACGTCCGACACGGACGATTTCTGGCCCGTCTCAAGGCCGTCGTCGCGCATGCTCAGCGCCAAACCCCCGGCTGTTTCGACGAGGGCTCGGGCGAGCTCGGCATCGGTGGAATTGCGGTGCGATTCAATGAAAGCTGCGGTAGACACAGCCGCCATTATTCCTGAACGTAGACATTCGAGCCGAGCTTATGGAATTCCTTGGCCATCTCACGCTCGCCGCGACGGTAATCGGTGCCCCCGGCGAAGCTCGGGATGCCCAGATCGGCAATGAGCTTCTTATTCTTGTCGTCGAGCGCCTCGTCGATCGCGTCGCCGAATTCGTCGCGGATGTCCTGGCTGATGCGCATCGAGCAGAATTTCGGTCCGCACATGGAGCAGAAGTGCGCGGTCTTCGCGGGTTCGGCGGGCAAAGTCTCGTCGTGGTACGCCTGGGCGGTTTCGGGGTCGAGGGAGAGGGCGAACTGGTCGTTCCAGCGGAATTCGAAGCGGGCCTTGCTCATCGCGTCGTCCCAGTCGCGGGCACCCGGGTGGCCCTTTGCCACGTCGGCGGCGTGGGCCGCGATTTTGTACGTGATCACGCCGGTTTTCACGTCATCCTTGTTCGGCAGACCAAGGTGTTCTTTGGGGGTGACGTAGCAGAGCATCGCGGTGCCGCCCATGGCGATGTTAGCGGCGCCGATGGCGGAAGTGATGTGGTCGTAACCGGGGGCGATATCAGTGACCAAAGGGCCGAGCGTGTAGAACGGTGCGCCGCCGCACCATTCCTCTTCCTTCTCGTTGTTGACCTGGATCATGTTCAGCGGCACATGGCCCGGGCCTTCGATCATCACTTGGACATCGTGGTCCCAGGCACGCTTGCACAGCTCACCGATGGTCTTCAGCTCTGCGAATTGGGCGGCGTCGTTGGCGTCGGCGACGGAGCCGGGGCGGAGGCCGTCGCCGAGCGAGAAGGCGATGTCGTATGCCGCGAAGATCTCGCACAGCTCGTCGAAATTCTCGTAGAGGAAGGATTCCTTGTGGTGCGCGAGGCACCATCCGGCCATGATCGAGCCGCCGCGGGAAACGATGCCGGTGACGCGTTTCGACGTCAGCGGGACATACGGCAACCGCACGCCCGCATGCACGGTCATGTAGTCCACACCCTGCTCAGCCTGCTCAATGACAGTGTCGCGGAAAATCTCCCACGTCAGGTCCTCGGCGATACCGCCCACCTTCTCCAGAGCCTGGTAGATCGGCACCGTGCCGATGGGGACGGGGGAATTACGCAGGATCCACTCGCGGGTGGTGTGGATGTCGTTGCCCGTGGACAGATCCATTACCGTGTCCGCACCCCAGCGGGTGGCCCAGCGCAGTTTGTCCACTTCCTCGCGGATAGAGGAGGTCACTGCGGAGTTGCCAATATTGGCGTTGATCTTGGTCAAGAATGCGTTGCCGATGATCATCGGCTCGCTCTCCGGGTGGTTGATGTTGCTCGGAATGATCGCGCGGCCAGCAGCGACCTCCTCGCGGACCTTCTCCGGATCGCAGTGCTCGCGCAGGGCCACGAATTTCATTTCCGGGGTGATCACGCCGTTGCGCGCGTAGTGCATCTGGGTGACGCGCTTGCCGTTCTTAGCGCGCAGCGTTGGTCGAGCCGCACCGCGCCATTCTTCACTGGGCGCCCCCCGCTTCAGCGCGCGCGTGCCGTCATCCTCAAGATTGCGTGCGCGGCCCGGGATCTCCTGCACATCGGCGCGGTCCTTAATCCATCCGCTGCGCAGGTCCGGCAGGCCCTCCTCCGGTTCAGCCCACGGGCCGCGCGTGCGGTAGACGCGGAAAGGCTCATTCGGGCCGGACGGGGAATCATCCAGCTCAATCGCTGTCTCCGGAACCTCGAGAGCATCTTTGACAATGGGGGCGTACGAGTGCTTCGGGTGAATTTCGGTCGCGTAAATATCAGCCATGAGCTGCTCCTTACTTCCTTCGCTGGTGCTAACCAGACAGGTTCGGACGGTGCTCGCACGGCGTTGAAAGTCAGTGCGATCTCAGCCCGCTGCCACGGGCGCCCGTGTGGGTGCAGTTTCACAGTGTAGGCGTTCCGGCGGGCGTGCAAGGGCGATTCCCGATGTCCACTAGACTTCGCACCTATGCAGCCAGAGACCAGCAACCGGATTCAATCCCTAGACACCACCTTGACCACGATTGAGTCGGTCATGGACTTGGATGAGATGGATTCACGCGCGCGTGAGCTGGAGCAACAGGCCGCCGACCCGAGTTTGTGGGACGATCCGGATCATGCGCAGCAGGTGACCACGGAGTTGTCCAACGTGCAGGCGAGGTTGCGCAAGGTGACGGGACTTCGTCAGCGCCTCGAGGACCTGCCGGTCATGTACGAGCTCGCCGAAGAAGAAGGCGACGCATCGCTTGCCCGCGAAGAACTGGCCGACCTCGAAGCCCAGATCTCGTCGTTGGAAGTGACGACGATGCTGTCCGGCGAATACGACGAGCGCGAGGCAGTGGTGAATATCCGCTCCGGTGCCGGCGGTGTCGACGCCGCTGATTGGGCGGAAATGCTCATGCGCATGTACACCCGCTGGGCGGAAAAGAGCGGGCACAAGGTCGATGTCTACGACATCTCCTACGCTGAAGAGGCCGGCATCAAGTCCGCGACCTTCGTGGTCCACGGCGAATACATGTACGGCCAGCTGTCGGTTGAACAGGGCGCGCACCGGCTCGTGCGTATCTCGCCCTTCGACAACCAGGGCCGGCGCCAGACCTCCTTCGCCGAGGTCGAGGTCCTGCCCGTGGTGGAGCAGACCGACCACATCGACATCCCGGACTCCGATATCCGCGTCGATGTTTACCGCTCCTCCGGGCCCGGAGGCCAGTCCGTGAATACCACCGACTCCGCGGTGCGTATTACCCACGAACCCACCGGGATCGTGGTGACCTGCCAAAACGAGAAGTCCCAGATTCAAAACAAGGCATCGGCCATGAACGTCCTGCAGTCCAAACTGCTGGAACGCAAGCGGCAGGAAGAAAAGGCCGAGCTCGATGCCCTCGGGGCCGGAGGTAACGCCAGCTGGGGCAACCAGATGCGCTCCTACGTCCTGCACCCGTACCAGATGGTCAAAGACCTGAGGACCAACTACGAGGTGGGCGACCCGCACAAGGTGCTCGACGGGGACATCGACGGGTTTCTCGAAGCGGGGATTCGGTGGAGGATGGCCGAGCAGCA encodes:
- a CDS encoding sensor histidine kinase, which codes for MIQKTNGGHYHLVKAGIWLILLVSPLAGLLTMELPTWQYVAGAGLIVVFGAVYLCARTIRAHGNDTVNAVLWVIVLLLPLIGVTAIMGVWGATMLPYITAVTGSLMPVRMHTLVDLAIISTFGVYVFLTGTVTTWIFFGASVLTAVTVGTQVSATRLSDERIHLAAELELARQRESIYRDVHDLLGHSLTVINVKASLARKLVDVDKQEAAKELDEIVELSRQSLEDVRRAVRTSHTPSLTTEVEAARSALAAAGIEPRISVHADTESPLFGWVLREAVTNVIRHSQATECEITVTPHKLVVADNGIGLPPGTRLASVTDRVRAAGGSLVVPPTDSGTRLEVTV
- a CDS encoding ABC transporter permease, giving the protein MTTLKFALYNLKRLKSDASSLFFNIVLPVILYLIFGAAQQYSDDELGNGNVAAFVMLGMALYAGISGAVSQSSLVVVEHNGGWGRQLALTPLTNMQIAVARLLVIIVNVVLPVAAVFLTGALVDAKMDASAWFWSFLITVAVALPFGFYGLVWAQAMKSFTAVSVAATSVTLLAFAGNTLFPLTNSLIDFSRFTPMYGATMLSRWPLAEGLQLIQDEPYEVTDPLWQPVLSIIAWTVIFAVISLALDSREKGRA
- a CDS encoding ABC transporter ATP-binding protein encodes the protein MIETQNVSKHFGPVKAVNDVSLSIGRGEIVGLLGRNGAGKTTLVDLILGLTKPTSGTVRVAGMTPAQAVREARIGAVMQTGGLLDTVTVKDTLAMIDSTHRDSIGVEAAIEQANLTEIQDRRAGKCSGGEQQRVRFAIALLGKPEILILDEPTTGMDATSRHEFWDSMRAQAHSGRTIIFSTHYLEEAENLAERIIVLDRGELIADGPTDSLTAGANKKRVTAQSSQGLIDVTTHDSDSYVRKLLTETDAHDLTITRTSLEDSFIALTSDTASSKEQL
- a CDS encoding ectoine synthase, with amino-acid sequence MFTRSRDEVEKVEWGGGTSERLLTAKDNMGYAVAHTVVRAGTESKLQYRNHLEACYCIGGSGEVEDTEGNVYPVTPGTIYVLDEHDAHYLRGGKDEDLILVSVFNPAITGDEKHSLSEDGFSSY
- a CDS encoding cation transporter → MTEQRIRRAVLIVALLNFGYFFVEFAAAIAIGSASLFADSADFLEDTAINMLVFFAVAWPASRRRTAGSVLAALILIPAVAAIVTVVMKILDPEPPSPEGLTGVALGALVVNLICAVILLRLRNEGSSLATGAWLAARNDALANILIIVAGLLTFVWATAWFDIIVGAIIAVVNLSAAKEVWEESREEHDSVEEAFAEMEE
- a CDS encoding thiamine phosphate synthase — its product is MTDLDLRCYFVTGAGAPDTIVETARAAAQGGAGMIQVRSKPISARDLYDLGLSVVTAVHEVNPNAHVLIDDRVDVALALAPHGVAGVHIGQDDLNPRIARELLGPDAIIGLTTGTLELVEQANDYADVIDYIGAGPFRDTPTKNSGRVPLGLEGYPALVAASRLPIVAIGDVTVEDAEDLACTGVDGVAIVRGIMNAEDPRSYVGRVVAGVDQGHGQN
- a CDS encoding Rho termination factor N-terminal domain-containing protein gives rise to the protein MAKDQHPENTPGGPSVKDGELYEHLREEGNSKSKAAAIANAAADSSRQEVGEKGGRSGSYEGWSRDELYSRAQELDIQGRSDMTKDELIEALRND
- a CDS encoding S1 family peptidase, which produces MKIRTMAAAVLTTLGLVAAPQAQAQVQTDPNYQWRTDPAAKVMAGKPFADGVLRRVPGSWFDAQRANPEAKNAAARGRALFGAGAPIYVGLYGMCTVAAVGTDAAGRKVALTAGHCGNIGDQVVAADSFAAGPTGRIARKNGALDYSVIELGPRADLTASYNGTTIHSTGGAARTGDTLCKNGYATGVTCGMTWMADGVRIQSQVCAMPGDSGAPLYSGTRLVGMVNGSSIPRFANLACSTPLQGPIHAPTVSTNIDAIIRDLNAVPGVGNGFRLAR
- the hisN gene encoding histidinol-phosphatase, which produces MANYSDDLALALELADLADAITLERFESADLKVDTKPDMTPVSDADVAVESALREKLGTTRPADAVLGEEFGGNVQFSGRQWVIDPIDGTKNYVRGVPVWATLISLLEDGEPVVGVVSAPALARRWYASKGAGAWRTFADGSVTRLGVSGVGALSDASISISSLSGWRDRNLRDQLIALTDDAWRLRGYGDFFSYCLVAEGAVDIAAEPEVSLWDLAALSVLVSEAGGRFTSLAGEEGPHGGDAVATNGLLHDEVLGRLN
- a CDS encoding inositol monophosphatase, which encodes MAAVSTAAFIESHRNSTDAELARALVETAGGLALSMRDDGLETGQKSSVSDVVTNADTAAEEFVAGALEALRPEDGIVGEEGAEKTSASGRTWVIDPVDGTYNFASGSDYFCSALALVEGDVREPARILTSAIHRPALATTWVAEDGTATRNGYKLEPLIDAPLPHLALATYLHPTSMTDDGIRNAWLRATNSAATVRMFGAGSIDLATVASGGIGGWLQHSVADWDWLPGKALVEAAGGKAVKVGAGGVTWCVAGNHQLVGELVAKLEQHG
- the thiC gene encoding phosphomethylpyrimidine synthase ThiC, producing MADIYATEIHPKHSYAPIVKDALEVPETAIELDDSPSGPNEPFRVYRTRGPWAEPEEGLPDLRSGWIKDRADVQEIPGRARNLEDDGTRALKRGAPSEEWRGAARPTLRAKNGKRVTQMHYARNGVITPEMKFVALREHCDPEKVREEVAAGRAIIPSNINHPESEPMIIGNAFLTKINANIGNSAVTSSIREEVDKLRWATRWGADTVMDLSTGNDIHTTREWILRNSPVPIGTVPIYQALEKVGGIAEDLTWEIFRDTVIEQAEQGVDYMTVHAGVRLPYVPLTSKRVTGIVSRGGSIMAGWCLAHHKESFLYENFDELCEIFAAYDIAFSLGDGLRPGSVADANDAAQFAELKTIGELCKRAWDHDVQVMIEGPGHVPLNMIQVNNEKEEEWCGGAPFYTLGPLVTDIAPGYDHITSAIGAANIAMGGTAMLCYVTPKEHLGLPNKDDVKTGVITYKIAAHAADVAKGHPGARDWDDAMSKARFEFRWNDQFALSLDPETAQAYHDETLPAEPAKTAHFCSMCGPKFCSMRISQDIRDEFGDAIDEALDDKNKKLIADLGIPSFAGGTDYRRGEREMAKEFHKLGSNVYVQE
- the prfB gene encoding peptide chain release factor 2; translation: MQPETSNRIQSLDTTLTTIESVMDLDEMDSRARELEQQAADPSLWDDPDHAQQVTTELSNVQARLRKVTGLRQRLEDLPVMYELAEEEGDASLAREELADLEAQISSLEVTTMLSGEYDEREAVVNIRSGAGGVDAADWAEMLMRMYTRWAEKSGHKVDVYDISYAEEAGIKSATFVVHGEYMYGQLSVEQGAHRLVRISPFDNQGRRQTSFAEVEVLPVVEQTDHIDIPDSDIRVDVYRSSGPGGQSVNTTDSAVRITHEPTGIVVTCQNEKSQIQNKASAMNVLQSKLLERKRQEEKAELDALGAGGNASWGNQMRSYVLHPYQMVKDLRTNYEVGDPHKVLDGDIDGFLEAGIRWRMAEQQSESS